In Pelodictyon luteolum DSM 273, the genomic stretch TGCGGGAGAACATCGGTCCGGTCGCATCGTTCAAAAACGCCGTCATCGTCGACCGCCTCCCGAAAACCCGCTCGGGAAAAATCCTCCGCTCAACCATGCGCAAACTGGCCAACAGCGAGCCCTTCGACATCCCGGCAACCATCGACGACCCGGACATCCTCGAAGAGATACGTACAGCCCTCAGCACAATCGGCTATGCCACATGACAACAGGAATCAATGATCAGTAAAATAGACCATATCGCCATCGCCGTATCGAACCTCGACGAAGCAGTCCGGACCTACATGAACGTCCTCGGCTGCGGGGCGGATGCCATACGTATCGAGGAGGTCCCCTCCGAACAGGTACGGGTGGCATTCATTCAGGTAGGAGAGACGAAGATCGAACTGCTCGAACCCATGTCCCCGGAAAGCCCCATATCGAAGTTTCTGGAGAAGAACGGAGAGGGCATGCACCACATCGCGTTCTCCACAGACAGCGTAGCCCGGGAACAGGAGCGCGTAACAGCCCTTGGCATGCGCCCGCTCGGTGAGATACGCCGGGGAGCCGGAGGAAAGGAGATTCTCTTCCTCCATCCGAAAGACACGGGGCGGGTACTTATGGAACTCACCGGGAAAAAGAAAGAGGAATGAAGCACTTCCAGCTCCCTTTCGAGAAACAGGAAGGGTTCAGCTATGCACATGCAGACATCGAGGCGCTTTCGGAGTATGACAAGTACCTTCTCTCGTTCCATCCGGAGCGTCCGCGGTACCTCGACTACCTCACCCTGTTCGAGAAGCAGGAAGAGTGTCTCCGGAGCGACCGATTCGGCAGCTGCACCATACAGGTCCACCGCGCCGAACTCACCCTGAACGGCACCACCCACCGGGTGATGCTCATCGGCCAGCAGTCCTCCCCGACTTCCGACTTCGCCCGCCTCCAGGAGATCATGAAAAACCCGGAGGAGATCGCCCGCTGGAACCACGGCATGCCGACCCCGGCGGCTTTCCAGAAGGCCATCGAGGCCATCGCCCTCGCCGAAGCAGAGAAGCGAACCATCATCACCATCATCGATACGGCAGGGGCTGATCCCACCGAGGCCTCGGAAGCCGGCGGCATCGCCTGGAAAATCGGCCGCTGCATGCAGTCGCTCGCCGAAGCCTCCGTCCCCACCCTCTCTGTGATCATCAACCGCGGATGCAGCGGCGGCGCCATAGCCCTCAGCGGCTGCGACGGGATACTCGCCATGGAGTATGCGACCTATATGGTGATCTCTCCCGAAGCCTGTTCATCCATCCTCTTCCATACCCGCCAGAAGGCAGCACTTGCCGCCGAACTTTCCCGCATCACGGCACATGAGGGGCTGGAGCTCGGCATCATCGACGACCTGATCCCGGAATCGGAAGGCCCGGCGCACCGGTTCCCTGACGGAGCACTCCGCTCTTTCCGCTCCGGCGTGCTCCGCTGGCTTGAAAAGCTCTCCGCACTCTCTCTCGATGAGGTGTTCAGCAGCAGGATGGAGCGCTGGAAGCGTATCGGACGGTGGGAGTATATGGCTGAAGAGGAGATCAAGACTTTTGAAAAACCAGTCCGGAACCTCCCCGATGCACCCGAAAAGAACCGGTTTGTTCCGCGCCACAAAGGGTGTCGCGACAGCGAAGGCCGGGCCATCGTAGACCCGGTGCTTTTCTCTACACTCCGGCGAGACAACTTTCGCTGCGACACCTGCCTTCACCGCTACCTCCGCCTCACGGCACATGACTATATAGCGCTCGTGCTCGACGAAGGCTCGTTCAGGGAACATCCCCAAACCCGGCATATCATCGACAGCGACATCCTCGCCTTCCCCAACTACCCCGAAAAACTCAGGGAGGCGCGCCAGCGCTCCGGCACCGCCACGGCCTTCATCACCGGAGACGGCAGAATAGAGGGGCAGGATGTGGTGTTCTGTGCCTCGAATTTCAGTTTCCTCGGCGGTTCGTTCTCCATGTCGACCGGTGAAAAGCTGCGCATTGCCGCCTGCATCGCCCTCGAGCGGCAGTGCCCGCTCGTCATCCACGCCACGGGCGGCGGGGCGAGAATGCACGAAGGGTGCTCCTCAATGACGAGCATCCCCAAGATCCATGTAGCGCTCTCGGCCGTCGAGCGGGCCGGGCTTCCGCTCGTCACCATCATTTCCGACCCGACCCTTGGCGGCGTGGCCATCGGAGCCGGATCTCGTGGAGAGCACATCATAGAACATAATGCGGGCAATATCGGTTTTTCAGGCAAACGGGTCATCGAACAGTATACCGGCCTACCCACATCGAAAGGATTTCAGACAGCCGACTGGCTCAGGGAAAAAGGATACGCCTCCCGCATCGCACGACCATCTGAAATGAAGCGCGAAATATCGGCCATCATCAGCCGGCAACCATCAAACAGCAAGCAATGACAGCACAGGAGCCCGGTCTCGGGTATAGTGAATTTCCGGCGGTAAGCCGGGTTGAATGGAAAGAACGGGTGGCGTCAGACCTCGGGGAAGGCAAAACCTATGACCGGATTGTATGGCAGACGCCCGACGGCTTCCCGCTTGAACCCTGGTACGGCATCAATGAACCCTCGCCCCGGATCAGGGTCCCCATGCAGGCAGGCGGCACCACCGCAGTAAGCTGCCGACGCATCACGGCTGAAGATCCCGAAGAGGCAAACCGGGATGCGCTTCGGGCACTCGAGGAGGGAGCCGGTGCGCTCGAGTTCGTCATGACTGGCAAAGAGAGCTGCCGGCCGGCATATACCCGGCGGCTCCTTTCCGGCATCAGCCTTGAAAACGTCCCCGTATGGTTTTCCGGCACGCCGGACCATCTCGCCCTCACCGGGGCACTCGCCGCAATGGATGGATTCTCTGCCAACACCGGCGGACTGCTCAGCCCTCCTCCGGCCGGAGATTCCGGGTTGCTTCAGGCACTCTGTTCCGGTGAAGGCCTCCCGGTCACCTTCGGGACCCTCTGCGTGGACACCGTCCCCTTCCACGACAGGGGCGCGACTCCAGCTGAAGAGGTAGCGCTTGCTCTTGCCGGCATGAGCGACATGATTGAAGAGCTCCTTGAAGCCGGAATCCCCGGGGAAAGCATTGCAGGGAAAATGACCATCACTATGGCGGTGGGCTCGAGCCATTTTCTTGAGATGGCCAAACCGAGGGCGCTGCGGGCACTGCTCCCCCATCTCCTTGAAGCATACGGGATACCGGCGGACACATTGCCCCGCCTCTTCGCCAGAACCTCTCGCAGAAACCTCTCGCTCCTCGACCCCCATACCAACCTGCTCCGTCTGACTACCGAAACAGCCTCGGCCATCGCCGGAGGGTACGAAACGCTTGAGATCGCTCCGTTCGACGCCGGGAAATCGACCTCCGCGGGTGAAGCCGCCCGCATCTCGATGAACATCCACCTGCTGCTCACGATGGAGGCCGGGCTCGGCAGGGTCCAGGACCCTGCCGCCGGATCGCCCTTCATCGAAACCATGACGGCAAAGCTCGCCGGAACGGCCTGGGAGATTTTCAAGACCATCGAATCGGCAGGCGGACTCAGTGCCGCATCCCCCCTTGTGGAATCCATGATTGCCGCTGCGCGCAGCGCTGCCCTGAAACAGGCGGCAACAAGGAAAAAAACCCTTGTCGGGGTCAACCGCTACCCCGCAGACCTTCTTCCGCAGCAGCTCCTCCATCTCGACGCCCTCACGGCAACAGCCGACGAAAGCGTGGAGGGAAGTGAAACGGCACGCTTCGAACGGATCCGGCTCCGCACGGCATCGCATGCCCTAAAGACCGGCCGCACCCCGTCGGTGTTCATCTGGATGCACGGAAACCCGGCCGTATCCCGCCTGCAGGCAGGTTTTACCGAAGACTTCTTCCGCTGCGGAGGGTTCGCCATATCGGGCAGCGCTGAACTGGCGGTTGAGGCTGCATCGTGCGCGACCGCACTTGCAGACAAGCCCTCCTTTGTGGTGCTCTGCATCGCCGAAAAAGACCCCGTTCCCTCAGCCGAATCAATCTGCCGGATGCTTAAAGAGGCCTCCTCGGGCATCATTCCGGTGATGGCGGGAAAGCCCCCCGAAGGACACGAACGGCTTACTGCCGCAGGGATCGACAGCTTCATCTATACCGGGGTCGACTGCCCCGCAATGCTCGAGAAATACCAACACACGACAGGAGCGTAATGAAACCCGATTTTTCATCCATTGATATTTTCAGCGGGGCAGTACCCGCAGCACCGCAGCACGACGAGGCTGAAACGCCACGCTGGCTCACCCCGGAAGGACTCGGGGAATGCCGCTCCTATGCCGGCCGTGAAGAAGCTTCTGAAGCGCACCTGCAGGGTGCGCCGGGGTTCCCGCCCTTCACCGCAGGCCCCTACTCCACCATGTACACGACCAGGCCGTGGACCATCCGGCAGTATGCAGGGTTTTCAACGGCCGAGGAGTCAAACCTCTTCTACCGCCGCAACCTTGCCGCAGGCCAGAAAGGTCTCTCGGTCGCCTTCGACCTTCCGACCCACCGCGGCTATGATTCCGACCACCCGAGGGTGGTGGGAGATGTCGGCAAGGCCGGAGTCGCCATCGACTCGGTCGAGGACATGAAGATCCTCTTCGACGGGATTCCACTCGGCGACATCTCCGTTTCGATGACCATGAACGGGGCGGTGCTCCCCGTCATGGCATTCTACATCGTCGCCGCCGAAGAAGAGGGCGTGGGGCCGGAAAAACTCAGCGGAACCATCCAGAACGACATCCTCAAGGAGTTCATGGTCCGCAACACCTACATCTACCCTCCGGCGCCTTCAATGCGTATCATTGCCGACATCTTCCGCTATACGAGCGCCACGATGCCGAAGTTCAACTCCATCAGCATCTCCGGCTACCACATGCAGGAAGCCGGTGCCACGGCGGACCTGGAGCTGGCCTTCACCCTTGCAGACGGACTCGAGTACCTCCGTACCGGCCTCGAAGCCGGCCTGGATATCGACGCCTTCGCCCCCCGCCTCTCCTTTTTCTGGGCCAGCGGCATGAACTACTTCACCGAGATCGCCAAACTGAGGGCGGCAAGGATGCTGTGGGCAAAAATCGTGAAGCGCTTCAATCCGAAGAACCCGAAATCGCTGATGCTGCGCTCCCATACCCAGACCTCCGGCTGGAGCCTCACCGAGCAGGACCCGTTCAACAATGTTGCGCGAACCTGCATAGAAGCTCTCGGCGCCGCACTCGGCCATACCCAGTCGCTGCACACAAACGCCCTCGACGAAGCCATCGCGCTGCCCTCCCCGTTCTCGGCGCGCATCGCCCGCAACACCCAGCTCTACCTGCAGGAGGAGACCGACATCACCCGGAGCATCGACCCGTGGTCGGGCTCATACTATGTCGAATCCCTCACATCCCAGCTTGCATCGAAAGCGTGGAAGATCATTGAAGAGATCGAAGAAGCCGGAGGCATGGTGAAGGCTATCGAGCAGGGCATCCCGAAACGGCAGATTGAAGAGGCGGCCGCCCGCAAGCAGTCCCGAATTGATCGCGGAGAAGACAGCATCATCGGCCTGAACGCCTACCGTACCGCTGAGAAAACCGACATCGAGCTGCTTGAGGTCGACAATACCATGGTGCTCCATAAACAGATGGAACGCCTTGAAAGAATCAAGGCCACCCGCAACCCGGAGGAAACCCAGGCAGCGCTCCGGGCCATGACGGAATGCGCCCGATCGGGAGAGGGAAACCTTCTCGCCCTCGCCGTTGATGCTGCGCGCAAACGCGCCACACTCGGAGAAATATCCTCAGCCTGCGAAGAGGTGTTCGGCCGATACCGCTCAACAGTCAGGCTCAACAGCAACGTCTACATGTCAGGAATGGAACACAACCACCGGTTCAGGGAGGCACAGGACCTTGCCGACACCTTTGCATCCATCGAAGGCCGACGGCCGAGGATCATGGTCGCCAAGGTCGGACAGGACGGCCATGACCGCGGAGCCAAAGTCATTGCAGCCGGCTTTGCCGACGTCGGCTTCGACGTCGACATCAGCCCGCTCTTCCAGACCCCTGAAGAGGTCGTCCAGCAGGCGCTCGACAATGATGTGCACCTCATCGGCATCTCCAGCCTTGCAGCCGGCCACAAGACCCTCATCCCGGAGACAGTCAAGCTGCTCAGGGAGGCAGGACGGGAGGATATTCTGGTGATTGCCGGCGGCATCATACCCGAACGCGACCATGCGTTCCTCCGTAGAGAGGGAGTAGCGGCGATATTCGGGCCGGGTACCGTCATTGCCGATGCAGCCATTGAGATTCTCAGCATCCTCATAGGAAAAACCGGCGTATGAGCAGGCAGGGGTCAGCGGGAACCGGAGGACCGCTTGATGCGGAAAGCATTGCCCGGGGCGTGATTGGCGGCAACCGCCAGATGCTTGCCAGAGCCATCACGCTCGTGGAATCCGAAAACCCGGTGCACGCCGAATCGGCACGCCGCATCCTTGAGCAATGCATCACTGAAGGTCGGCATGCGATGCGCATTGCCGTCACCGGCTCGCCGGGAGCCGGCAAAAGCACCTTCATCGAATCACTTGGCGAAGAGATCATCAGCAACGGTCATAGCCTTGCGGTCCTTGCCGTCGACCCGAGCAGCCTGCGTTCGAGAGGAAGCATTCTCGGCGACAAGGCCCGCATGGAAAAGCTGACCGCACGAAAAGAGGCCTTCATACGCCCTACCGCGTCCTCAGGCCACCTCGGAGGCGGAGCGCCAAAAACCCATGAAACCATGCTGCTGCTGGAAGCGGCGGGTTATGAAGTCATCATACTGGAAACAGTCGGGGTGGGCCAGTCGGAAGTACATGCCGATGCCATGACGGACTTCGTCCTTCTCCTCATGCTGCCGGGATCGGGTGACGAGCTGCAGGGGATAAAACGCGGGATCATGGAAATTGCGGACGCAGTCGGCGTCACCAAGGCGGACGGAGAGCGGGTGGAGTTGGCCAAAGCAACAGCATCCGACTTTACGGCAGCCCTCGGCATGCTGCCCGAGAAACACCCCGGACACCGGCGGAAGGTGCTCCTCACCTCGGCACGCAGCGGAGCAGGCATCAAGGAAACCTGGGGGGAGATTACCGGCTTCTTCGATCTTCTCCAAAAGAGCGGGGAGCTTGAGCTGCGTCAGCTGCAGCAACGCTCAAGCCTGCTCCGGGACCTCGTCGAATGGGGACTCAGGAAAGCGTACCGGAGCGACCCTGCCATACAACAGCGGAAGGCGGAGATAGAGGCCGAGGTTGCTGCCGGCCGGCTGAGCCCGTTCGAGGGCGCCGATCTGCTCGTCGAAGCCTTTAGGCTTCGCCGATAAACTCCTTCTCATCATCCTTGACGATCAGCACCGGGCAGCCAGCCCTGCGCACGATTGTTTCGGCAACGCTTCCCATCAGGAGGCGGCTGAGCCCTTTCTTGCCGTGGGAACCCATGATGATGAGGTTGACATCGAGTTCGTTCAACCGCTCCAGGATGATGTCGGCAGGATTGCCGATGCGTACAAGCCCATCGGCCTTGATGCCGGCAGCACGAAGCTCACCGAGCAGGAGCTCGAGATCCTCTGTGGCAGCCTTCTCGAGGTCCTCTTCAAGCGGCACATAGTTGAGCGAGATGTCAACAGCCATCGGACGGGGCTCGACTACGTTGAGCAGCATGAGTGACGCACCCATGCCCAAGGCAAATTCCTGGGCGTAACGCACCGCCTTTTTCGATACATCGGAAAAATCAACCGGACAGAGGATGGTCTTGATCTTGAACATGGCTGTATGTTTATGTTGTCTGTTTGCAGACCTTCACTGCAGGATTTCTTTCAAATATATAACAAAAATAAGCTCGCAGACTACCCAATACCCACCGTCTCAATGTAATTGCTATAGGAAAATAACGCTCTACGCACATAAATTTTACACCTAGGACACCCTTTGTCCCATAGCCCATAGTAGATTGCTTTTGAATCGCCGGCTTAACACATAGTGATTTATTGAAATCAATGCATAAATTACACCAATAGGACTTCACGGTAAGGCGGCATAGAATCAAATCAACCCTTCCTTCCCAACCAGAGAACGTTCTGCAATTTATGCAGTCGATTTGCGCGATTCTTGTCAATGTAGAAAACTCAGCCCAGTTCCCCCGATGAAACCCGTTGCACATCTCCGTCAATTAGAGGATTCCGTTTGGGAAGAACATTCCCTTCATGACCACCTCATGCATGTTGCAGAACTTGCCGGCAGATTTGCAAAAGAGTTCGGCAATGCCGACTGGCTGCAAGCTGCGGGATTATTGCATGATCTTGGCAAATTCAACCCGACCTGGCAGGAATATATCCGCAGGAACAATGGGGATTATTCCGAGGAGGATGATGGGCAAGATTGACCATTCCGCTGCTGGAGCCATACATGCCGTGCAGAAACACGCCCTGATCGGAAAAGCTCTGGCCTATCTCATTGCCGGCCATCACACGGGGTTGCCGGACTGGTATCGTGAACCCGGTACTGGCGGCCAAACATTGCCCGAACGGATAGAGAACAAGGATCATCATCATCTTCAACATGCATTACAGGGTAAGCCTCCGGCTGACATTCTTGAGGTTTCCTTACCGACGACGCACCCCTGTGGAAGCCCGACTCCAGCTCCCGAATTGATGCACCTGTGGATTCGCATGCTTTATTCCTGTCTTGTCGATGCGGACTTTCTCGATACAGAAGCATTCATGAATCCGGATAAGGCTCAAGCGAGGTTACATGCATACAATCTTTCCGAACTGAAAGATACGTTTAATCATTTCATGGCCCGGAAACAGGCTGGAGCTAAAGATTCACCAGTAAACCGGGCAAGAAACTTGATTCTAGAAGAATGCCGTACGAATGCCGCTCTGGAGCCGGGACTTTTTTCCCTGACGGTACCAACAGGTGGCGGAAAAACACTGTGCTCCATGGCATTTGCCCTTGAGCATGCAATCCGGTTCCAAAAAAAACGAATCATTGTTGCCATACCCTATACCAGTATCATCGAACAGACTGCCGATCAGTACCGACAGATATTTGGCAATGATGCGGTGCTTGAACATCACAGCAACCTCGATCCTGAAAAAGGAAGCGGGAAGTATAGGCTTGCCTCAGAGAACTGGGATGCACCAATTATCGTGACCACGAACGTGCAGTTGTTCGAATCTTTATTTGCCGCCAAAAGCTCAGCATGCCGGAAGCTCCACAACATCGTCAATTCAGTTATTGTGCTTGATGAAGCGCAGATGCTGCCCACCGGGTATCTGCAACCGGTTGTTTCCGTTCTGGAATTGCTTGCGGAGCATTTCAGAACCTCAATTGTCCTGTGCACAGCTACACAGCCAGTCTTGTCCGGCAGAGTCGGAACCGGACAGAATGTGCTGAAAGGTTTCAAGAATGACGGTGTCAGGGAACTGATGTCTGATCCCGACAACTTGTTCAAGGTATTTCAGCGAGTAACGGTAAACATGCTTGGCGATGCCGATGAGAGGCATGAATGGGACAAAATAGCTGAAGCCATTACGACCCAACGACAGGCGCTATGCATCGTCAATACCCGAAAAGATTGCCGTGAGCTACATGGGCTGATGCCGGAAGACACCATTCATCTTTCTGCACTCATGTGCCCTGAACACAGAAGCCAGGTTATCGCCGATATCAAGTCAAAGCTGATTGATGGAGAATCTGTTCGTGTCGTCAGTACACAACTGCTCGAAGCTGGTGTAGATATAGACTTCCCTAGGGTTTATCGAGCATTCAGCGGTCTTGACAGCATCGCACAAGCTGCTGGCAGATGCAACCGGGAAGGAAAACATGAAAGAGGGGATGTCCTCGTATTCAACCCACCGAAACCACCGCCTCCCGGCATCATGCTGAAGGCTGAACAAGCCGGGAAGGAGATGTTCCGAGCATTTCCAGAACTGGCAACGACCCTCATGCCGAGAGCCTTCAGACAGTACTTCAGCCTGTATTACGGACGCTTGAACAGTTTCGATGTACAGAAAATAATGGAACTGCTTGTTGCAGATGCCCCTCAGCTCAATATCCAGTTCCGTACGGCGGCCATGCGGTTCAAGCTGATCGATGACAAGAGCCAGCATGGTGTTATCGTGCGATACCGATCCGAAAGAATCGATAGCAACCCGCTGATCGACCAATTGCGTTATGGCGGCCCGAATCGCAAGTTGATGAGACAGTTGCAACGTTTTTCGGTCAACGTGTATGACAAAGATTTGATGCAACTCAGAAATAACGGGCTGATAGAAAACATCAACGGTGTATGGGTGCAGCTGTCGGAAAGTGCATACCATCCGGTTTTCGGATTGAACGTCGATGCAACACTGGACTATTACTGGTAAATCAATCACGGGGATGATACGCTATGGAACATTTCAACAAAACGTTCTGCCTTGAAGTGAAAGGGGATTACGCCTGTTTCACAAGGCCGGAGATGAAGGTGGAGCGCGTCAGTTACGACGTCATCACTCCTTCATCGGCGAGGGGGATTTTCGAAGCGATATTCTGGAAACCAGCCATTCGCTGGCGAATTCGAAAGATCGAAATATTGAATCCGATCAAATGGATTTCGGTGAGGCGCAATGAAGTCGGTCAAACCGCAAGCGACCGAAGTGAGGGGATTTTCATCGAAACAGCGCGACAGCAACGAGCAGGCTTGTTTCTACGGGATGTGGCCTACCGGCTTTACGCTGAACTTGAGTTCATCCCGCATCCCAACAGAACTGAAACAAAACGTTCTGTTCCAGAACCACTCCTTGACACATGGGAAAAAGAAGAGTTCAGAAAAGACGAAAACCCTGGCAAATACTATGGCATCTTCGAGCGTCGAGCTCGAAAAGGTCAGTGTTTCAACCAGCCATATCTCGGTTGCCGCGAGTTCAGTTGCGAATTCAGGTTGATTGATGGCCACACAACGGAAACAGTGCCAATCAGTGAAACGCGCGATCTTGGATTCATGCTCTACGATCTTGACTTTGAAAAGAACGTCAAAGAATCCTCACCAGCGTTTTTCAGGTGCTGTATGGAACAAGGAGTGATCAACGTCCCGGCTTGGGATAGCGAGGAGGTGAGAAAATGATTTTACAGGCTCTCTATGACTACTACCAGCGCAAAGCTGTCGATCCGGATAGCGGTATTGCGCCAGAAGGTTTCGTATGGAAAGAAATTCCTTTTGTTATAGTGATTAATCACGAGGGTGATTTCATCTCACTTGAAGATACCCGAGAAGGAGATGGCAAAAAGAAACGGGCGAAAAAATATTTGTTACCGAAATCAGTCGGACGTTCAGGATCCAATGGATGGATGACAAGCTTTCTTCTATGGGATCATTACGGCTATGTGTTGGGTCATGCAAGAAGTGAAGGTGAAAAAGATCAGGTGATGGCTCAAAAACAGATGCTAAGCTTTATTAAAAAGATTCAAGATTTGCCTCAGGAGATTAAAGAAGACAACGGTGTCTTGGCTGTCATTCGTTTTTATGATCAACGCTCATATGAAAAAGTAAAAGATTCAGATAAGTGGGAAGAGTGCTCTAAAATCATCGGGTGCAATATGAGTTTTAGGCTGGATGGCGATAGCAGTCTTATACCATGCAATACTAGCGTTCAGAAATATATTGCGGATCAATGTGACGAAAACGCTGATGGTGTTACCGGCTTATGTCTTATCACAGGGAAAAGAGGAGAAATAGCCAGAATTCACAGTGATACACCGATAAATAAAGACTCAAAAAAATTTGTGTCCTTTCAGAGGAGCTCAGGATATGACTCTTATGGAAAGGAACAGGCATTTAATGCCCCAATCAGTAAATCAGCTGAGTTCGCTTATACCACTGCCATGAATATGCTCTTAGGAAAGGACTCAATAAATAAAGTGCAGGTAGGTAATACGACAAGTATTTTCTGGTCACAAAAAGAAGATGTCTTTGAGGCGATTTTTCCATCATTCTTTGGGTACAATAAAGACAATCCTGATGCTGATGTCAAAGCTGTAAAAACTCTTTTTGAAAGTGCCTGGACGGGATACGTAAATACCAAC encodes the following:
- the cas5c gene encoding type I-C CRISPR-associated protein Cas5c; amino-acid sequence: MEHFNKTFCLEVKGDYACFTRPEMKVERVSYDVITPSSARGIFEAIFWKPAIRWRIRKIEILNPIKWISVRRNEVGQTASDRSEGIFIETARQQRAGLFLRDVAYRLYAELEFIPHPNRTETKRSVPEPLLDTWEKEEFRKDENPGKYYGIFERRARKGQCFNQPYLGCREFSCEFRLIDGHTTETVPISETRDLGFMLYDLDFEKNVKESSPAFFRCCMEQGVINVPAWDSEEVRK
- the cas8c gene encoding type I-C CRISPR-associated protein Cas8c/Csd1 produces the protein MILQALYDYYQRKAVDPDSGIAPEGFVWKEIPFVIVINHEGDFISLEDTREGDGKKKRAKKYLLPKSVGRSGSNGWMTSFLLWDHYGYVLGHARSEGEKDQVMAQKQMLSFIKKIQDLPQEIKEDNGVLAVIRFYDQRSYEKVKDSDKWEECSKIIGCNMSFRLDGDSSLIPCNTSVQKYIADQCDENADGVTGLCLITGKRGEIARIHSDTPINKDSKKFVSFQRSSGYDSYGKEQAFNAPISKSAEFAYTTAMNMLLGKDSINKVQVGNTTSIFWSQKEDVFEAIFPSFFGYNKDNPDADVKAVKTLFESAWTGYVNTNSNTRFYILGLSPNSARIAVRFWHTGSIGKCSGNIKQHFDDLEIIRPSHDRGHYSLFWLLSAIAHEKKVDNIPPNLSGQIFEAVITGGTYPATMLQQTIRRIRATQDVTRVQAGILKAYLNRFHRIYSTKEKETITVALDSNNINPGYRLGRLFAVLEKIQEEANPGINATIRDRFYGAASSTPVTVFSQLLKLKNHHLAKLDNEGRKVNFERMLSDIFAGIDASMPAHLAMEDQARFAIGYYHQRQALFTKSSSNNESKN